CAGATCTTCTTGCAGTCGGACCTCTTCAACGCCAACCAGCGTCCCGCGGTCGACGTCGGCATCTCGGTGTCGCGCGTCGGCGGCTCGGCGATGCTGAAGTCGATGAAGGCCGTCACCGGTTCGATCAAGGTCGAGCTCGCCCAGTACCGCGCCATGGAGGCGTTCGCGATGTTCGCGTCCGACCTCGACGCGGCCTCCAAGCAGCAGCTCGCTCGCGGCGAGCGCCTGATGGCGCTCTTCAAGCAGGGTCAGTACCAGCCGTTCCCGGTCGAGGAGCAGGTCGTCTCGCTCTGGACCGGTACGACCGGCAAGCTCGACCCGGTGCCGGTGGAGGACGTCTCGCGCTTCGAGTCGGAGTTCCTCGACTACCTGCGTCGCAGCGAGCCCGGCATCCTCGACTCCATCCGTGAGACGAGCAAGTTCGGCGACGACACCGCATCCTCGCTCGAGTCGGCGTACGACACGTTCACCGACCAGTTCGAGACGAGCACCGGCGGTTCGATCAAGCCGGGCAAGGAAGAGCACGAGGCTCTCGCGGACGAGGACGTCTCGCAGGAGCAGATCGTCGCGCAGAAGCGAGGCTGACCTCTCATGGCAACCTCACTGCGCGAGTACCGCGCGAAGATCAAGTCGACACAGTCGATGAAGAAGATCACGCGCGCCATGGAGCTCATCGCTGCGTCTCGCATCATCAAGGCGCAGCAGCAGGCCGCGGCGGCGACGCCGTACGCCCGCGAGCTCACGCGCGCGGTGTCGGCCCTCGCGACCTTCGGTGCCGTCGACCACAAGCTGCTCACCGAGAACCCGGAGCCGAAGCGCGCCGCGGTTCTGGTGATCGCCAGCGACCGGGGTCTCGCCGGGTCCTACTCGTCGGCGGTCCTCAAGGAGTCGGAGCGTCTCATCGAGAAGCTCCGTGCCGAGGGCAAGGAGGTGGACATGTACGTCACCGGCCGCAAGGCCGAGGCCTACTTCCGCTTCCGCCAGCGTCCGGTCGTCCAGTCCTGGACGGGCTTCTCCGACCGGCCGACGTACGCGGATGCCCGCGAGGTGGGCGACGTGCTGACGGCGGCGTTCCTCGTCGATCCGGAGGATCCCGAGACGGGTGACCCGGCGCGCGAGGTCGACGAGCTGCACGTGGTCTTCACCCGGTTCCGGTCGATGATCAGCCAGACGCCCGAGGTCATCCGGCTGCTGCCGCTCGAGGTCGTCGAGGGTGAGGAAGCGCCTGACAACGGTGACGTCCTGCCCCTGTACGAGTTCGAGCCGTCGGCGTCGGAGGTCCTCGACGCTCTCCTGCCGAAGTACGTGAACCACCGGCTCTACTTCTGCTTCCTCCAGGCGGCGGCCTCGGAGCTCGCGGCGCGCCAGCAGGCGATGAAGAACGCCACGGACAACGCCGAGGATCTGATCCAGAAGTACACGCGAGTCGCCAACCAGGCCCGCCAGGCCGGTATTACCCAGGAAATCAGTGAGATCGTCGGTGGCGCGAACGCCCTTGCCGACGCGAACGCCGGGAGTGAGTGAAACCAT
Above is a genomic segment from Mumia sp. Pv4-285 containing:
- a CDS encoding F0F1 ATP synthase subunit gamma, whose translation is MATSLREYRAKIKSTQSMKKITRAMELIAASRIIKAQQQAAAATPYARELTRAVSALATFGAVDHKLLTENPEPKRAAVLVIASDRGLAGSYSSAVLKESERLIEKLRAEGKEVDMYVTGRKAEAYFRFRQRPVVQSWTGFSDRPTYADAREVGDVLTAAFLVDPEDPETGDPAREVDELHVVFTRFRSMISQTPEVIRLLPLEVVEGEEAPDNGDVLPLYEFEPSASEVLDALLPKYVNHRLYFCFLQAAASELAARQQAMKNATDNAEDLIQKYTRVANQARQAGITQEISEIVGGANALADANAGSE